The following are from one region of the Stenotrophomonas lactitubi genome:
- the murD gene encoding UDP-N-acetylmuramoyl-L-alanine--D-glutamate ligase: MKISQLEGKRVALWGWGREGRAAFAVLRTRLPSLGLSLFCPATEVEAARAETRGVLDVRGEPTAEALASFDVVIKSPGISPYLPIALAAAGQGTVFIGGTALWFAEHADAEGTVRDTICVTGTKGKSTTTALVAHLLRAAGHRTGLVGNIGLPLLEVLDPQPAPAYWAVELSSYQTGEVARSGAHPQVAVVLNLFPEHLDWHGSEQRYIEDKLQLVTGAAPRVAVLNAADPHLAALTLPASEVVWFNQPQGWHMRGDIVHRGEQAVFDTRNTPLPGRHNRGNLCAVLAALEAMGLDAVALAPAVQDFRPLPNRLQRIGEADGLTYINDSISTTPHASLAALECFAGQRIALLVGGHDRGLDWTDFMQHMAHDVPPVEIVTMGSNGPRIHAMLQPLADAGRFGLHAAADLPDAMALARRALGEQGGVVLLSPGAPSYGAYRDYVARGRHFAELAGFDPDTISAIPGIGIA, from the coding sequence GTGAAGATTTCGCAGCTTGAAGGCAAGCGCGTAGCGCTGTGGGGCTGGGGCCGTGAGGGGCGTGCCGCGTTTGCGGTGCTGCGAACGCGCCTGCCATCGCTTGGCCTGAGCCTGTTCTGCCCGGCCACCGAGGTCGAGGCGGCGCGTGCGGAAACACGGGGCGTGCTGGATGTACGCGGCGAACCCACGGCCGAAGCGCTGGCTTCATTCGACGTGGTGATCAAGTCGCCCGGGATCAGCCCGTATCTGCCGATCGCGTTGGCGGCGGCCGGGCAGGGCACCGTCTTCATCGGTGGCACGGCGTTGTGGTTCGCCGAACATGCCGATGCCGAAGGCACCGTGCGCGACACCATCTGCGTGACTGGTACCAAGGGCAAGAGCACCACCACCGCGCTGGTCGCGCATCTGCTGCGCGCAGCCGGGCATCGCACCGGCTTGGTCGGCAACATCGGCCTGCCGCTGCTGGAAGTGCTGGACCCGCAACCGGCGCCCGCGTACTGGGCGGTGGAGCTGTCCAGCTACCAGACCGGCGAGGTCGCACGTAGTGGTGCGCACCCGCAGGTGGCCGTGGTGCTGAACCTGTTCCCGGAACACCTGGACTGGCACGGCAGCGAGCAGCGCTACATCGAAGACAAGCTGCAGCTGGTGACCGGGGCCGCGCCGCGCGTTGCCGTGCTCAATGCTGCAGACCCGCACTTGGCCGCGCTGACGCTGCCCGCCAGCGAGGTGGTCTGGTTCAACCAACCGCAGGGCTGGCATATGCGCGGCGACATCGTGCATCGCGGCGAGCAGGCGGTGTTCGATACCCGCAACACGCCACTGCCGGGCCGGCACAACCGCGGCAACCTGTGCGCGGTGCTGGCCGCGCTGGAGGCGATGGGCCTGGATGCGGTGGCGCTGGCGCCGGCCGTGCAGGATTTCCGGCCGCTGCCGAATCGCCTGCAGCGGATTGGCGAGGCCGATGGCCTCACCTACATCAACGATTCGATCAGCACTACGCCGCATGCCAGCCTGGCGGCGCTGGAGTGCTTCGCCGGCCAGCGCATCGCGCTGCTGGTGGGTGGGCATGATCGCGGCCTGGACTGGACCGACTTCATGCAGCACATGGCGCACGACGTGCCGCCGGTGGAGATCGTGACCATGGGCAGCAACGGCCCGCGCATCCACGCGATGCTGCAGCCGTTGGCCGACGCCGGCCGTTTCGGTCTGCATGCTGCTGCCGATCTGCCCGACGCGATGGCGCTGGCGCGTCGCGCACTGGGCGAGCAGGGTGGGGTGGTGCTGCTGTCGCCGGGGGCGCCGAGCTATGGCGCCTACCGCGATTACGTTGCACGTGGGCGGCATTTCGCCGAACTGGCCGGGTTCGACCCGGACACGATCAGCGCGATTCCGGGGATCGGGATCGCCTGA
- a CDS encoding SMI1/KNR4 family protein yields the protein MNPVERFLSGLIPRLPEDDAPHWAWTEGASDADLQRLRAQWPQVPASLVELLSRVDGTHFREYPKGEVCVLMLGSDVGDYPYYLRSVAQIFEDQQQWDDSIRSIYEEWLDEEPEILGAGIDADLPMSRRLCFSHCMNNGGTSMLYLDFDPAPGGSVGQVVRYLHDPDSYVVIAPSFDAYLQQLIDRDYAFINEDE from the coding sequence ATGAACCCTGTCGAACGCTTTCTCTCCGGCCTGATCCCGCGCTTGCCCGAAGACGATGCCCCGCACTGGGCATGGACCGAAGGCGCCAGCGACGCCGATCTGCAACGCCTGCGCGCGCAGTGGCCGCAGGTTCCCGCCAGCCTGGTCGAGCTGCTGTCGCGCGTGGACGGCACGCATTTCCGCGAGTACCCGAAGGGCGAGGTCTGCGTGCTGATGCTGGGCTCGGACGTGGGCGACTATCCGTACTACCTGCGCTCGGTGGCGCAGATCTTCGAAGACCAGCAGCAGTGGGACGACAGCATCCGCTCCATCTACGAAGAATGGCTGGATGAAGAACCGGAGATCCTCGGTGCCGGCATCGATGCCGACCTGCCGATGAGCCGTCGCCTGTGCTTCTCGCACTGCATGAACAACGGCGGCACCTCGATGCTGTATCTGGATTTCGATCCCGCACCCGGCGGCAGCGTTGGTCAGGTGGTGCGCTACCTGCACGACCCGGACAGCTACGTGGTGATCGCCCCCAGCTTTGATGCGTACCTGCAGCAGCTGATTGATCGCGATTACGCGTTCATCAACGAAGACGAATGA
- a CDS encoding dienelactone hydrolase family protein, producing the protein MNRWRCGVAMVLGLAAMPAFAAMKTHPVEWKHQGTTFSGVLVYDDGDNDKRPGLVMVPNWKGVNESAIEKAKQLAGDDYVVLVADVYGKGVRPKTDAEAGPVATKLRNDRPLLRARALEAVNVLKAQAGKAPLDASRIGAVGFCFGGTTVLELARAGAPLAGVVSLHGGLGSPLPAQAGGSHPSVLVLNGADDKSVTAEDIGSFQKEMDAAKVDWEFTNYSGAVHCFAERDANSPPGCQYNERAAKRAWKALDEFFEERFM; encoded by the coding sequence ATGAACCGTTGGCGTTGCGGCGTGGCGATGGTACTGGGGCTGGCGGCGATGCCAGCGTTTGCAGCAATGAAGACGCATCCGGTGGAGTGGAAGCACCAGGGCACGACCTTCAGTGGCGTGCTGGTCTATGACGATGGCGACAACGACAAGCGCCCGGGCCTGGTGATGGTGCCGAACTGGAAGGGCGTGAACGAATCGGCCATCGAGAAGGCCAAGCAGCTGGCTGGCGATGACTACGTGGTGCTGGTGGCCGATGTGTACGGCAAGGGCGTGCGACCGAAGACCGATGCCGAGGCCGGTCCGGTGGCGACCAAGCTGCGCAATGACCGGCCGCTGCTGCGGGCGCGGGCGCTGGAGGCGGTCAACGTGCTGAAGGCGCAGGCGGGCAAGGCACCGCTGGACGCCAGCCGGATCGGCGCGGTGGGCTTCTGCTTCGGTGGCACCACGGTGCTGGAACTGGCCCGTGCCGGTGCGCCGCTGGCGGGCGTGGTCAGCCTGCATGGCGGGCTCGGGTCGCCCTTGCCGGCGCAGGCCGGTGGCAGCCATCCGTCGGTGCTGGTGTTGAATGGCGCCGACGACAAGAGCGTGACCGCGGAGGATATCGGCAGCTTCCAGAAGGAAATGGATGCGGCCAAGGTGGACTGGGAGTTCACCAACTACAGCGGTGCGGTGCACTGCTTTGCCGAGCGTGATGCCAACAGCCCGCCGGGCTGCCAGTACAACGAGCGTGCGGCGAAGCGTGCCTGGAAGGCGCTGGATGAGTTCTTCGAGGAGCGCTTCATGTAG
- a CDS encoding polyprenyl synthetase family protein codes for MTITEDTRPALGLSQIQSLAAADMAAVDALIRRRLSSDVVLINQIADHIISAGGKRLRPMLVMLAGHAVGGAGPEHHQLAAIIEFIHTSTLLHDDVVDESSLRRGRSTANALWGNAPSVLVGDFLYSRSFQLMVELDRMSVMQILADTTNRIAEGEVLQLLHVHNPDTDEAAYLRVIERKTAVLFAAGTRLGALASGVDEATQQALYDYGMHLGYAFQIADDVLDYSANADELGKNLGDDLAEGKATLPLIHAMAHSDEATRQRLREIVQNGDASAMPEVLAAIQATGGLEYSRRRAEEYAETAERALDGLADNDAVAALRGLARYAVQRSH; via the coding sequence ATGACCATCACTGAAGACACCCGTCCCGCCCTGGGCCTGTCCCAGATCCAGTCGCTTGCCGCAGCCGACATGGCTGCCGTCGATGCCCTGATCCGCCGCCGGCTGTCCTCGGATGTGGTGCTGATCAACCAGATCGCCGACCACATCATTTCCGCGGGCGGCAAACGCCTGCGGCCGATGCTGGTGATGCTGGCCGGCCATGCGGTCGGCGGCGCCGGCCCCGAGCACCACCAGCTGGCCGCGATCATCGAGTTCATCCACACCTCCACCCTGCTGCACGACGACGTGGTGGACGAATCCAGCCTGCGCCGCGGCCGCAGCACCGCCAATGCGCTGTGGGGCAACGCGCCGAGTGTGCTGGTGGGCGACTTCCTGTACTCGCGCAGCTTCCAGCTGATGGTCGAGCTGGACCGGATGTCGGTGATGCAGATCCTGGCCGACACCACCAACCGCATCGCCGAAGGCGAAGTGCTGCAGCTGCTGCACGTGCACAACCCGGACACCGACGAAGCGGCCTACCTGCGCGTGATCGAGCGCAAGACCGCGGTGCTGTTCGCCGCCGGTACCCGCCTGGGTGCACTGGCCAGCGGCGTCGATGAAGCCACCCAGCAGGCCCTGTACGACTACGGCATGCATCTGGGCTACGCCTTCCAGATCGCCGATGACGTGCTGGATTACTCGGCCAACGCCGACGAGCTGGGCAAGAACCTCGGTGATGACCTGGCCGAGGGCAAGGCCACGCTGCCGCTGATCCACGCGATGGCGCATTCGGACGAGGCCACCCGCCAGCGCCTGCGCGAGATCGTGCAGAACGGCGACGCCTCGGCGATGCCGGAAGTGCTGGCTGCGATCCAGGCCACCGGTGGCCTGGAATACAGCCGCCGCCGCGCCGAGGAATATGCGGAAACCGCCGAGCGCGCGCTCGACGGCCTGGCCGACAACGACGCCGTCGCCGCCCTGCGCGGCCTGGCCCGCTACGCGGTACAGCGTTCGCATTGA
- a CDS encoding alpha-glucosidase family protein, which produces MSHYPWWRGAVIYQIYPRSFLDANGDGVGDLPGIIQRLDHIAALGVDAIWISPFFRSPMADFGYDIADYRDVDPLFGSLDDFDRLLAKAHGLGLKVMIDQVLSHTSIDHAWFRESRQDRHNPKADWYVWVDPREDGTPPNNWLSLFGGGAWQWEPRREQYYLHNFLVDQPDLNFHHPEVQQATLDNVRFWLDRGVDGFRLDAINFCFHDAQLRDNPPKPADKRVGRGFSADNPYAYQYHYYNNTQPENLPFLEQLRALLDEYPGAVSLGEISSEDSLATTAEYTQDGRLHMGYSFELLVNDYSAAYIRDTVSRLEAAMTQGWPCWAVSNHDVERAVSRWGGHPADPRLARMLVALLCSLRGSVCLYQGEELGLAEAEVPFEALQDPYGITFWPNFKGRDGCRTPLPWIDAPLAGFTTGKPWLPIPAEHQAAAVAVQAQDPQSVLSAFRGFLAWRRTQPALLHGDIRFLDSAEPVLLFERMLADETLLLAFNLSAEAVTHPLPAGTWQQVAVPGPDAGTVQGNELQLPPRAVYCARRS; this is translated from the coding sequence ATGTCGCACTATCCATGGTGGCGCGGAGCCGTCATCTACCAGATCTACCCGCGCAGTTTCCTCGACGCCAACGGCGACGGGGTGGGCGACCTGCCGGGCATCATCCAGCGCCTGGACCATATCGCCGCGCTGGGCGTGGATGCGATCTGGATCTCGCCGTTCTTCCGATCGCCGATGGCCGACTTCGGCTATGACATCGCCGACTACCGCGATGTCGATCCGCTGTTCGGCAGCCTGGACGACTTCGACCGGCTGCTGGCCAAGGCGCATGGTCTTGGCCTGAAGGTGATGATCGACCAGGTGCTCAGCCATACCTCGATCGACCATGCCTGGTTCCGCGAGAGCCGGCAGGACCGCCACAATCCGAAGGCGGACTGGTATGTGTGGGTGGATCCGCGCGAGGACGGCACCCCGCCCAACAACTGGCTGTCGCTGTTCGGCGGCGGCGCCTGGCAGTGGGAACCGCGCCGCGAGCAGTACTACCTGCACAACTTCCTGGTGGACCAGCCGGACCTGAATTTCCATCACCCGGAGGTGCAGCAGGCGACCCTGGACAACGTGCGCTTCTGGCTGGACCGCGGCGTGGATGGCTTCCGCCTGGATGCGATCAACTTCTGCTTCCATGACGCGCAGCTGCGCGACAACCCGCCCAAGCCGGCCGACAAGCGCGTCGGCCGCGGCTTCAGCGCGGACAACCCGTACGCCTACCAATACCACTATTACAACAACACCCAGCCGGAGAACCTGCCGTTCCTGGAGCAGCTGCGCGCCCTGCTGGACGAGTACCCGGGGGCGGTGAGCCTGGGCGAGATCTCTTCGGAGGACTCGCTGGCGACCACCGCCGAATACACCCAGGACGGCCGCCTGCACATGGGTTACAGCTTCGAGCTGCTGGTCAACGACTACAGCGCGGCCTACATCCGCGACACGGTGTCGCGCCTGGAAGCGGCGATGACCCAGGGCTGGCCGTGCTGGGCCGTGTCCAACCACGATGTGGAGCGGGCGGTCAGCCGCTGGGGTGGGCATCCGGCCGACCCGCGCCTGGCGCGGATGCTGGTGGCGCTGCTGTGCTCACTGCGCGGCTCGGTCTGCCTGTACCAGGGCGAGGAGTTGGGCCTGGCCGAGGCCGAGGTGCCGTTCGAGGCGCTGCAGGACCCCTACGGCATCACCTTCTGGCCGAACTTCAAGGGCCGCGACGGCTGCCGCACGCCGTTGCCGTGGATCGACGCGCCGCTGGCCGGCTTCACCACGGGCAAGCCGTGGCTGCCGATCCCGGCCGAGCACCAGGCGGCGGCCGTGGCGGTGCAGGCGCAGGATCCGCAGTCGGTGCTGTCGGCCTTCCGCGGCTTCCTGGCCTGGCGCCGCACCCAGCCAGCCCTGCTGCACGGTGACATCCGGTTCCTGGACAGTGCCGAACCAGTGCTACTGTTCGAGCGTATGCTTGCAGATGAAACTCTCCTGCTGGCCTTCAACCTGTCGGCCGAAGCGGTGACTCATCCGCTGCCGGCGGGTACCTGGCAGCAGGTGGCCGTACCGGGCCCGGATGCGGGCACGGTGCAGGGCAACGAACTCCAGCTGCCGCCGCGCGCGGTGTATTGCGCACGACGCAGCTGA
- a CDS encoding TonB-dependent receptor: protein MLNHKRSALSIALAVVLTPSLAAAQSTQTTTPPTGTAATNLDTVQVTGIRRGIESAIATKQDATSVVEAISAEDIGKLPDVSIAESISRLPGLAAQRVAGRAQVISVRGLSPDFATTLLNGREVVSTGDNRGVEFDQYPSELVNGVTVYKTPDAALVGQGLSGTIDMQTARPLSFPDRVIAISGRYQKSSLGRAADTDPYGNRFSASYIDQFLDKTLGIAIGYAHSDMPIQENQVGLYEPWTTEHTTNGNRPGVAAGTYFTDGIKALRRTGNNKRDGVMATIQFRPNNSWTSTFDAFHTEAEQIDTANQFELNLSNYNGNYTPGLLVSNPQVNANGTFTGGTASGVYPLVRGMYNKRKDKIDAFGWNNEFTFGSVKLVADLNYSKATRDELNLENNLQLTPMPQLDTVGVQFRQDGFSQISPGLNYSNPDALFLTNTIYGSGYGKVPKVEDRLKGGKLAATIALPEAMASWAPDLDIGVNYADRRKVKTQSEGNILLGAQGDANIASDLQYRPVNLGFAGLGTIPAWNVPGAVGRYMTFNPVDNLDYLIPKSWTVQEKITTAWARLNINTDIGVVGVRGNIGVQMQHTDQSSDSRYWDSSQAAGNNIQPYSDGRKYNDWLPSLNLAFMFPHEQTLRFAAAKQVARPRVDQMRAGLEFGVDTGTGRPGGSGGNPLLDPWRATALDLSYEKYFGEKAYVAAAIFYKDLKSYVYTQSVDNYDFTGLLGNYVPPPGMVVPVLPTGTFSTPVNGKGGTLKGLELTASFPLDMLTDNLRGFGVQASATFNKSDIQILDPESASSVGTDPISLPGLSKRVYNFTAYYERSGFEARVSQRRRSDFIGEIGNFNGNRTLRYVVGENVTDAQISYTFSDSSSLRGLTLLLQGSNLTNEPYRTYAGTRDRPLEYIEWGRTYMLGVNYKF from the coding sequence ATGTTGAACCACAAGCGCAGTGCGCTGAGCATCGCGTTGGCCGTCGTACTGACGCCGTCGCTGGCAGCAGCACAGTCCACGCAGACCACCACCCCGCCGACCGGCACTGCCGCCACCAACCTGGATACCGTGCAGGTCACCGGCATCCGTCGCGGCATCGAAAGCGCCATCGCCACCAAGCAGGACGCCACCTCGGTGGTCGAAGCGATTTCCGCCGAAGACATCGGCAAGCTGCCCGATGTCAGCATCGCCGAATCGATCTCGCGCCTGCCCGGCCTCGCCGCGCAGCGTGTGGCCGGTCGTGCGCAGGTGATCAGCGTGCGCGGCCTGTCGCCGGATTTCGCCACCACCCTGCTCAACGGCCGTGAAGTGGTCAGTACCGGCGACAACCGTGGCGTCGAGTTCGACCAGTACCCGTCCGAGCTGGTCAACGGCGTGACCGTGTACAAGACCCCGGATGCGGCGCTGGTCGGCCAGGGCCTGTCGGGCACCATCGACATGCAGACCGCACGTCCGCTCAGCTTCCCAGACCGTGTCATCGCGATCAGCGGCCGCTACCAGAAGAGTTCGCTGGGCCGCGCCGCCGACACCGATCCGTACGGCAACCGCTTCAGCGCCAGCTACATCGACCAGTTCCTGGACAAGACGCTCGGCATCGCCATCGGCTACGCGCACAGCGACATGCCGATCCAGGAAAACCAGGTCGGCCTGTACGAACCGTGGACCACCGAGCACACCACCAACGGCAACCGCCCGGGTGTTGCCGCTGGCACCTACTTCACCGACGGCATCAAGGCACTGCGCCGCACCGGCAACAACAAGCGTGACGGTGTGATGGCCACGATCCAGTTCCGGCCGAACAACAGCTGGACCAGCACCTTCGACGCGTTCCATACCGAGGCGGAGCAGATCGACACCGCCAACCAGTTCGAGCTCAACCTCAGCAACTACAACGGCAACTACACCCCGGGGCTGCTGGTCAGCAATCCGCAGGTCAATGCCAATGGCACCTTCACCGGTGGCACCGCCAGTGGCGTGTACCCGCTGGTGCGCGGCATGTACAACAAGCGCAAGGACAAGATCGATGCGTTCGGCTGGAACAACGAGTTCACCTTCGGCAGCGTCAAGCTGGTCGCCGACCTGAACTATTCCAAGGCCACCCGTGACGAGCTGAACCTGGAAAACAACCTGCAGCTGACCCCGATGCCGCAGCTGGATACGGTCGGCGTGCAGTTCCGCCAGGATGGCTTCTCGCAGATCAGCCCGGGCCTGAACTACTCCAACCCGGATGCGCTGTTCCTGACCAACACCATTTACGGTTCTGGTTACGGCAAGGTGCCGAAGGTGGAAGACCGCCTGAAGGGCGGCAAGCTGGCCGCGACCATCGCGCTGCCGGAAGCAATGGCGTCCTGGGCACCGGACCTCGACATCGGCGTGAACTACGCCGATCGCCGCAAGGTGAAGACCCAGTCTGAAGGCAACATCCTGCTGGGCGCGCAGGGCGATGCCAACATCGCATCGGATCTGCAGTACCGCCCGGTCAACCTCGGCTTCGCCGGTCTGGGCACCATCCCGGCCTGGAACGTGCCGGGCGCGGTCGGTCGTTACATGACCTTCAATCCGGTCGACAACCTCGACTACCTGATTCCCAAGTCGTGGACGGTGCAGGAAAAGATCACCACCGCCTGGGCGCGCCTGAACATCAACACCGACATCGGCGTCGTCGGCGTGCGCGGCAACATCGGCGTGCAGATGCAGCACACCGACCAGAGCTCGGACTCACGCTACTGGGACAGCTCGCAGGCGGCCGGCAACAACATCCAGCCGTACTCCGATGGCCGCAAGTACAACGACTGGCTGCCGAGCTTGAACCTGGCCTTCATGTTCCCGCACGAGCAGACCCTGCGCTTTGCTGCAGCCAAGCAGGTCGCCCGCCCGCGCGTGGACCAGATGCGGGCCGGCCTGGAGTTCGGCGTGGATACCGGTACCGGCCGCCCCGGCGGCAGTGGCGGCAACCCGCTGCTGGATCCGTGGCGCGCTACCGCGCTCGACCTGTCCTACGAGAAGTACTTCGGCGAGAAGGCCTACGTGGCCGCCGCGATCTTCTACAAGGACCTGAAGAGCTACGTCTACACGCAGTCGGTGGACAACTACGACTTCACCGGGCTGCTGGGCAACTATGTGCCGCCGCCGGGCATGGTGGTGCCGGTGCTGCCGACCGGCACGTTCTCGACCCCGGTGAACGGCAAGGGCGGTACGCTGAAGGGCCTGGAGCTGACCGCGTCGTTCCCGCTGGACATGCTGACCGACAACCTGCGTGGCTTCGGCGTGCAGGCCAGCGCGACCTTCAACAAGAGCGACATCCAGATCCTCGATCCGGAAAGCGCATCCAGCGTCGGCACCGACCCGATCAGCCTGCCCGGCCTGTCCAAGCGTGTGTACAACTTCACTGCCTATTACGAGCGCAGTGGCTTTGAAGCACGCGTCAGCCAGCGTCGTCGTTCGGACTTCATCGGCGAGATCGGCAACTTCAACGGCAACCGCACCCTGCGCTACGTGGTGGGCGAGAACGTGACCGATGCGCAGATCAGCTACACCTTCAGCGACAGCAGCAGCCTGCGCGGGCTGACCCTGCTGCTGCAGGGAAGCAACCTGACCAACGAGCCGTACCGTACCTACGCCGGCACCCGGGATCGTCCGCTGGAGTACATCGAGTGGGGCCGCACCTACATGCTGGGCGTGAACTACAAGTTCTGA
- a CDS encoding glycoside hydrolase family 97 protein, with the protein MPTSPTTVRAVIAHAFGLALLGLATLAQAAAPQIASVESPDKVLKVSLVLDGGTARYRVERLGQTVVADSKLGFELRDGRLDRDFSLLAQERRSVDDRWEQPWGERRLTRNHFNELTVHLAETTGSKRRLDVVFRVYDDGLGFRYVFPEQPNLREAIIDDELTEFAIAPESTAWWIPAGEPIHYEYLYQRTPLREVPLVHTPMTLRSHDGLHVAIHEAALVDYAGMWLRRTEGQRLRAQLSPSAEGWKVRRALPFATPWRTLQIADRAGGLVESDLILNLNEPNALGDVSWVKPAKYLGVWWSMHLDNESWATGPKHAATTAKTRKVIDFAAAHGFRGVLVEGWNPGWDGNWVGNGYDFDFTRATPDFDIEALSAYGLKKGVHLIGHHETGCAIEHYEDQLDAALDLYARLGVDQFKTGYVCDDGQVDRRNPAGGPLWREWHDGQFMARHHLKVVQEAARRHLAVNPHEPIKDTGLRRTYPNWISREGARGMEYNAWGQPPNPPEHEVNLVFTRMLAGPMDYTPGILSLKGRGGQAIPSTLARQLALYVVLYSPIQMAADLPEHYLQHRDAFRFIEDVAVDWEQSRVLDGEVGDYVTIVRRDRNSRDWFLGSITDENGRVLPVSLGFLEPGVRYRAEIYRDGDGADFRSNPFAFKRDTREVSSNDSLTLVLAPGGGQAIRFTPVH; encoded by the coding sequence ATGCCGACGTCACCCACAACGGTACGCGCAGTGATCGCGCACGCCTTCGGCCTGGCCCTGTTGGGATTGGCCACGCTGGCACAGGCGGCTGCACCGCAGATCGCCAGCGTCGAATCACCGGACAAGGTATTGAAGGTCAGCCTGGTGCTGGACGGCGGCACCGCACGCTACCGCGTCGAGCGTCTCGGCCAGACCGTGGTGGCCGATTCGAAGCTGGGTTTTGAACTACGGGATGGTCGCCTCGACCGCGACTTCAGCCTGCTGGCGCAGGAACGCCGCAGTGTCGACGACCGCTGGGAGCAGCCGTGGGGCGAGCGCCGCCTCACCCGCAACCACTTCAACGAACTGACCGTGCATCTGGCCGAAACCACCGGCAGCAAGCGCCGGCTGGACGTGGTGTTCCGCGTCTACGACGACGGCCTGGGGTTCCGCTACGTGTTCCCCGAGCAACCAAACCTGCGCGAAGCGATCATCGATGACGAACTGACCGAGTTCGCCATCGCACCGGAGTCCACCGCCTGGTGGATACCCGCTGGCGAACCGATCCACTACGAATACCTGTACCAGCGCACGCCGCTGCGCGAAGTGCCGCTGGTGCACACGCCGATGACCCTGCGCAGCCACGACGGCCTGCACGTGGCCATCCATGAAGCGGCCCTGGTCGACTACGCCGGCATGTGGCTGCGCCGCACCGAGGGCCAGCGCCTGCGCGCGCAGCTTTCGCCTTCGGCCGAAGGCTGGAAGGTACGCCGCGCCCTGCCCTTCGCCACGCCATGGCGCACCCTGCAGATTGCCGACCGCGCCGGCGGGCTGGTCGAGTCCGACCTGATCCTCAACCTCAACGAGCCCAATGCGCTGGGCGATGTGAGCTGGGTGAAGCCGGCCAAGTACCTGGGGGTGTGGTGGTCGATGCACCTGGACAACGAGAGCTGGGCGACCGGACCGAAGCATGCCGCCACCACCGCGAAAACGCGGAAGGTCATCGATTTCGCCGCCGCGCACGGTTTCCGTGGTGTGCTGGTGGAAGGCTGGAATCCGGGCTGGGACGGCAACTGGGTCGGCAACGGTTACGACTTCGACTTCACCCGCGCCACGCCGGATTTCGACATCGAAGCACTGTCGGCGTACGGGTTGAAGAAGGGCGTGCACCTGATCGGCCACCATGAAACGGGCTGCGCGATCGAACACTACGAAGACCAGTTGGATGCTGCGCTGGACCTGTATGCGCGGCTGGGCGTGGATCAGTTCAAGACCGGCTACGTCTGCGACGACGGCCAGGTCGATCGCCGCAATCCAGCAGGCGGCCCGCTGTGGCGCGAGTGGCACGACGGGCAGTTCATGGCCCGTCATCACCTGAAGGTGGTGCAGGAAGCCGCGCGCCGGCACCTGGCGGTGAATCCGCACGAGCCGATCAAGGACACCGGGCTGCGTCGCACCTACCCGAACTGGATCTCGCGCGAAGGCGCGCGCGGGATGGAATACAACGCCTGGGGCCAGCCACCGAACCCGCCCGAGCATGAGGTCAACCTGGTGTTCACCCGCATGCTGGCCGGGCCGATGGATTACACCCCCGGCATCCTCAGCCTGAAGGGCCGCGGTGGCCAGGCCATCCCCAGCACGCTGGCCCGCCAGCTGGCCCTGTACGTGGTGCTGTACAGCCCGATCCAGATGGCCGCGGATCTGCCCGAGCACTACCTGCAGCACCGCGACGCGTTCCGCTTCATCGAGGACGTCGCGGTGGACTGGGAGCAGAGCCGCGTGCTCGATGGCGAGGTCGGCGACTATGTGACGATCGTGCGCCGCGACCGCAACAGCCGCGACTGGTTCCTCGGCAGCATCACCGATGAGAACGGCCGCGTGCTGCCGGTGTCGCTGGGCTTCCTGGAGCCGGGCGTGCGTTACCGCGCCGAGATCTACCGCGATGGCGACGGCGCGGATTTCCGCAGCAATCCCTTCGCCTTCAAGCGCGACACCCGCGAGGTCAGCAGCAACGATTCACTCACCCTGGTGCTGGCGCCGGGCGGCGGGCAGGCAATCCGATTTACACCGGTCCACTGA